A stretch of the Salminus brasiliensis chromosome 19, fSalBra1.hap2, whole genome shotgun sequence genome encodes the following:
- the rad52 gene encoding DNA repair protein RAD52 homolog isoform X3 translates to MERCSERPEDRNQQQAAPSVCFGQYKYTAEEYQAIQNALRQRLGPEYISTRQAGGGQKVCYIEGHKVISLANEMFGYNGWSHSITQQNVDFVDLINGKFYVGVSAFVKVQLKDGSYHEDVGYGVSEGLKSKALSLEKARKEAVTDGLKRALKCFGNALGNCILNKEYLIAINKIPKQPPSPLDPAKTKRHNGEPSVEKARFDSLARTDCKGFSNSADPAPQHTASVETVVQPQPAGQQNTMGSRTSLTNMTMHSGNTSALQDCENGSSNTSRSAADMVDLSSCNPMLDSKQQRKLRQQQLQQKFRQEMEAKKMQKEMPQLKGEHSGPEIPLKAGQASGPINHSTPNGHTVPTNKEENLADDPELWDFTMDGIDTLGDPARESLGAARPATPGHQSPYRHGQYMKKRKLDP, encoded by the exons ATGGAGCGCTGCAGTGAGAGACCAGAGGACAGAAACCAGCAGCAGGCGGCACCCAGTGTGTGCTTTGGGCAG TACAAGTACACTGCAGAGGAGTACCAGGCAATTCAGAATGCTCTTCGACAGAGACTTGGACCGGAGTACATCAGCACCAGACAGGCTGGAGGGGGGCAAAAG GTGTGTTACATTGAGGGTCACAAAGTGATCAGTTTGGCCAATGAAATGTTTGGGTACAATGGCTGGTCTCACTCAATTACTCAACAAAATGTTG ACTTTGTGGACCTGATTAATGGTAAATTTTATGTTGGGGTCAGTGCATTTGTGAAGGTTCAACTAAAG GATGGGTCCTACCATGAAGATGTGGGTTATGGAGTAAGCGAGGGCTTAAAGTCCAAGGCCCTTTCGCTGGAGAAAGCAAGAAAGGAGGCTGTCACAGATGGACTGAAAAGAGCACTGAA ATGTTTTGGAAATGCTCTGGGAAACTGCATCCTAAACAAGGAGTACCTCATAGCCATCAACAAGATTCCCAAGCAG CCCCCCTCCCCTTTAGATCCAGCCAAGACGAAGCGGCACAATGGCGAGCCGTCTGTGGAGAAGGCCAGGTTTGACAGCCTGGCCCGCACTGACTGCAAGGGTTTCAGTAATTCAGCCGATCCcgcaccacaacacactgcctCAGTTGAGACTGTTGTCCAGCCTCAGCCAGCAGGGCAGCAGAATACCATGGGATCCAGGACCTCACTGACAAACATGACAATGCACTCTGGCAATACATCAGCTCTGCAGGATTGTGAAAACGGATCCAGCAACACGTCCAG GTCAGCAGCTGATATGGTGGACCTGTCCTCCTGTAACCCCATGCTGGACTCCAAGCAGCAGAGGAAGCTGagacagcagcagctgcagcaaaAGTTCAGGCAGGAGATGGAGGCCAAGAAGATGCAGAAGGAGATGCCACAGCTGAAAGGGGAACACTCGGGGCCTGAGATTCCTCTTAAAGCAG GCCAGGCCTCAGGTCCCATTAACCACAGTACACCTAATGGACATACAGTGCCCACCAACAAGGAGGAAAATCTGGCTG ATGACCCAGAGTTGTGGGACTTCACTATGGATGGCATCGATACGCTTGGTGATCCAGCAAGAGAATCTTTAGGGGCTGCTCGGCCCGCCACTCCCG GTCATCAGAGTCCATACAGACACGGACAGTATATGAAGAAAAGGAAACTGGACCCGTGA
- the rad52 gene encoding DNA repair protein RAD52 homolog isoform X2: MERCSERPEDRNQQQAAPSVCFGQYKYTAEEYQAIQNALRQRLGPEYISTRQAGGGQKVCYIEGHKVISLANEMFGYNGWSHSITQQNVDFVDLINGKFYVGVSAFVKVQLKDGSYHEDVGYGVSEGLKSKALSLEKARKEAVTDGLKRALKCFGNALGNCILNKEYLIAINKIPKQPPSPLDPAKTKRHNGEPSVEKARFDSLARTDCKGFSNSADPAPQHTASVETVVQPQPAGQQNTMGSRTSLTNMTMHSGNTSALQDCENGSSNTSRSAADMVDLSSCNPMLDSKQQRKLRQQQLQQKFRQEMEAKKMQKEMPQLKGEHSGPEIPLKADDPELWDFTMDGIDTLGDPARESLGAARPATPGEHTMVTRSKTPQRVASLRPPVRPQDPVVHRGQVRHTHYQPPAQISAGARGTSHQSPYRHGQYMKKRKLDP; encoded by the exons ATGGAGCGCTGCAGTGAGAGACCAGAGGACAGAAACCAGCAGCAGGCGGCACCCAGTGTGTGCTTTGGGCAG TACAAGTACACTGCAGAGGAGTACCAGGCAATTCAGAATGCTCTTCGACAGAGACTTGGACCGGAGTACATCAGCACCAGACAGGCTGGAGGGGGGCAAAAG GTGTGTTACATTGAGGGTCACAAAGTGATCAGTTTGGCCAATGAAATGTTTGGGTACAATGGCTGGTCTCACTCAATTACTCAACAAAATGTTG ACTTTGTGGACCTGATTAATGGTAAATTTTATGTTGGGGTCAGTGCATTTGTGAAGGTTCAACTAAAG GATGGGTCCTACCATGAAGATGTGGGTTATGGAGTAAGCGAGGGCTTAAAGTCCAAGGCCCTTTCGCTGGAGAAAGCAAGAAAGGAGGCTGTCACAGATGGACTGAAAAGAGCACTGAA ATGTTTTGGAAATGCTCTGGGAAACTGCATCCTAAACAAGGAGTACCTCATAGCCATCAACAAGATTCCCAAGCAG CCCCCCTCCCCTTTAGATCCAGCCAAGACGAAGCGGCACAATGGCGAGCCGTCTGTGGAGAAGGCCAGGTTTGACAGCCTGGCCCGCACTGACTGCAAGGGTTTCAGTAATTCAGCCGATCCcgcaccacaacacactgcctCAGTTGAGACTGTTGTCCAGCCTCAGCCAGCAGGGCAGCAGAATACCATGGGATCCAGGACCTCACTGACAAACATGACAATGCACTCTGGCAATACATCAGCTCTGCAGGATTGTGAAAACGGATCCAGCAACACGTCCAG GTCAGCAGCTGATATGGTGGACCTGTCCTCCTGTAACCCCATGCTGGACTCCAAGCAGCAGAGGAAGCTGagacagcagcagctgcagcaaaAGTTCAGGCAGGAGATGGAGGCCAAGAAGATGCAGAAGGAGATGCCACAGCTGAAAGGGGAACACTCGGGGCCTGAGATTCCTCTTAAAGCAG ATGACCCAGAGTTGTGGGACTTCACTATGGATGGCATCGATACGCTTGGTGATCCAGCAAGAGAATCTTTAGGGGCTGCTCGGCCCGCCACTCCCGGTGAGCACACGATGGTGACACGAAGCAAGACTCCTCAGAGAGTTGCTTCTCTAAGACCTCCAGTTCGGCCTCAGGACCCAGTGGTCCATCGTGGCCAAGTAAGGCACACACACTACCAACCACCAGCCCAGATTAGCGCAGGGGCTAGAGGAACAA GTCATCAGAGTCCATACAGACACGGACAGTATATGAAGAAAAGGAAACTGGACCCGTGA
- the rad52 gene encoding DNA repair protein RAD52 homolog isoform X1: MERCSERPEDRNQQQAAPSVCFGQYKYTAEEYQAIQNALRQRLGPEYISTRQAGGGQKVCYIEGHKVISLANEMFGYNGWSHSITQQNVDFVDLINGKFYVGVSAFVKVQLKDGSYHEDVGYGVSEGLKSKALSLEKARKEAVTDGLKRALKCFGNALGNCILNKEYLIAINKIPKQPPSPLDPAKTKRHNGEPSVEKARFDSLARTDCKGFSNSADPAPQHTASVETVVQPQPAGQQNTMGSRTSLTNMTMHSGNTSALQDCENGSSNTSRSAADMVDLSSCNPMLDSKQQRKLRQQQLQQKFRQEMEAKKMQKEMPQLKGEHSGPEIPLKAGQASGPINHSTPNGHTVPTNKEENLADDPELWDFTMDGIDTLGDPARESLGAARPATPGEHTMVTRSKTPQRVASLRPPVRPQDPVVHRGQVRHTHYQPPAQISAGARGTSHQSPYRHGQYMKKRKLDP; the protein is encoded by the exons ATGGAGCGCTGCAGTGAGAGACCAGAGGACAGAAACCAGCAGCAGGCGGCACCCAGTGTGTGCTTTGGGCAG TACAAGTACACTGCAGAGGAGTACCAGGCAATTCAGAATGCTCTTCGACAGAGACTTGGACCGGAGTACATCAGCACCAGACAGGCTGGAGGGGGGCAAAAG GTGTGTTACATTGAGGGTCACAAAGTGATCAGTTTGGCCAATGAAATGTTTGGGTACAATGGCTGGTCTCACTCAATTACTCAACAAAATGTTG ACTTTGTGGACCTGATTAATGGTAAATTTTATGTTGGGGTCAGTGCATTTGTGAAGGTTCAACTAAAG GATGGGTCCTACCATGAAGATGTGGGTTATGGAGTAAGCGAGGGCTTAAAGTCCAAGGCCCTTTCGCTGGAGAAAGCAAGAAAGGAGGCTGTCACAGATGGACTGAAAAGAGCACTGAA ATGTTTTGGAAATGCTCTGGGAAACTGCATCCTAAACAAGGAGTACCTCATAGCCATCAACAAGATTCCCAAGCAG CCCCCCTCCCCTTTAGATCCAGCCAAGACGAAGCGGCACAATGGCGAGCCGTCTGTGGAGAAGGCCAGGTTTGACAGCCTGGCCCGCACTGACTGCAAGGGTTTCAGTAATTCAGCCGATCCcgcaccacaacacactgcctCAGTTGAGACTGTTGTCCAGCCTCAGCCAGCAGGGCAGCAGAATACCATGGGATCCAGGACCTCACTGACAAACATGACAATGCACTCTGGCAATACATCAGCTCTGCAGGATTGTGAAAACGGATCCAGCAACACGTCCAG GTCAGCAGCTGATATGGTGGACCTGTCCTCCTGTAACCCCATGCTGGACTCCAAGCAGCAGAGGAAGCTGagacagcagcagctgcagcaaaAGTTCAGGCAGGAGATGGAGGCCAAGAAGATGCAGAAGGAGATGCCACAGCTGAAAGGGGAACACTCGGGGCCTGAGATTCCTCTTAAAGCAG GCCAGGCCTCAGGTCCCATTAACCACAGTACACCTAATGGACATACAGTGCCCACCAACAAGGAGGAAAATCTGGCTG ATGACCCAGAGTTGTGGGACTTCACTATGGATGGCATCGATACGCTTGGTGATCCAGCAAGAGAATCTTTAGGGGCTGCTCGGCCCGCCACTCCCGGTGAGCACACGATGGTGACACGAAGCAAGACTCCTCAGAGAGTTGCTTCTCTAAGACCTCCAGTTCGGCCTCAGGACCCAGTGGTCCATCGTGGCCAAGTAAGGCACACACACTACCAACCACCAGCCCAGATTAGCGCAGGGGCTAGAGGAACAA GTCATCAGAGTCCATACAGACACGGACAGTATATGAAGAAAAGGAAACTGGACCCGTGA
- the prr5a gene encoding proline-rich protein 5a produces MLEDLSGTHTRPSTPKSTSFSFSALASLPHCLHMDGSSHPIRRTLYRLKLVSSPNLSQLGKSEKASLEEQGSGPNATWNSIHNAVIGVFQKKGLADNELYTLNEGVRQLLKTELGSFFTEYLQNQLLTKGMVILRDKIRFYEGQKLLDSLAETWDFFFCDVLSMLQAIFHPVQGKEPSVRQLALLLFRNTITLNMKLEEALSRPRARVPPSIVQMLLVLQGVHESRGVTEEYVKLESLIQKVVSPYLGTQGLCSHDCDFTQCSCVIEKRLPWCWSKPGDIQTTNPVVRSKSYNIPMLTPVAEYDCEASSVGSVGIRRHSACEVTSCMEQQGYSSLSVGIETSSTPRLSLDHDLTISGVIRGAAGQPAIFVHNSAGPVHAGPQTSTSEMEKAISSPTSCSSSPETIVMQGVDSLESDQDGIFIDFSHCRSDSFGTSRKTS; encoded by the exons ATGCTGGAAGACCTGAGCGGGACACACACTAGACCATCCACCCCCAAATCAACCTCTTTCAGTTTCTCTGCCCTGGCGTCCCTACCGCACTGCCTTCACATGGACGGGAGCAGTCACCCCATCAGGAG GACTCTGTACCGGCTGAAGTTAGTGAGCTCTCCGAACCTGAGCCAGCTGGGGAAGAGCGAAAAGGCGTCTCTGGAGGAGCAAGGCTCAGGGCCCAACGCCACATGGAACAG caTTCACAATGCAGTCATTGGAGTATTTCAGAAGAAGGGACTGGCTGACAATGAGCTGTATACATTGAATGAAGGCGTAAG GCAGCTGCTAAAAACTGAGCTGGGCTCTTTTTTTACGGAGTACTTGCAG AACCAACTGCTGACTAAAGGGATGGTCATTCTGAGGGACAAAATAAGATTCTATGAAG GTCAGAAATTGCTGGACTCACTGGCTGAGACATGGGACTTCTTCTTTTGTGACGTCCTCTCCATGCTGCAGGCCATCTTTCACCCAGTCCAG GGGAAAGAGCCGTCGGTGCGCCAGTTAGCTTTGCTGCTCTTCCGGAACACCATCACTCTGAACATGAAACTGGAAGAGGCTCTGTCCAGACCGCGGGCTCGCGTCCCTCCTTCTATTGTCCAGATGCTTCTGGTCCTACAG GGTGTTCACGAGTCCAGAGGTGTGACGGAGGAATATGTGAAGTTGGAGTCGCTTATTCAGAAGGTGGTGTCTCCCTACCTGGGCACGCAGGGGCTGTGCTCGCACGACTGTGATTTCACCCAGTGCTCCTGTGTTATTG AAAAGCGTTTGCCATGGTGCTGGTCGAAGCCCGGCGACATACAAACCACTAACCCTGTGGTGCGCTCCAAAAGCTACAACATCCCCATGCTGACCCCCGTAGCTGAGTACGACTGTGAAGCTAGCTCAGTGGGCAGCGTGGGCATCCGACGTCATTCAGCCTGTGAGGTCACTTCTTGCATGGAGCAGCAGGGCTACTCTTCACTCTCTGTGGGCATAGAGACCAGCTCCACCCCACGCCTCTCTCTGGACCATGACCTCACCATATCCGGGGTGATTCGAGGAGCTGCCGGACAGCctgccatttttgtccataaCTCAGCAGGACCTGTACATGCTGGCCCCCAGACATCCACGTCCGAGATGGAGAAGGCCATCTCCTCTCCGACTAGCTGCTCCTCCAGCCCGGAAACTATCGTCATGCAGGGTGTGGATTCACTGGAGTCGGATCAGGACGGGATATTTATTGACTTTTCCCACTGCCGCTCTGACTCTTTCGGCACCAGCCGGAAAACCAGTTGA
- the fbxl14a gene encoding F-box/LRR-repeat protein 14a has translation METHVSNLFPEILAMIFSYLDVKGKGRVAQVCVAWRDASYHKSVWRGVEAKLHLRRANPSLFPSLQTRGIKKVQILSLRRSLSYVIQGMPNIESLNLSGCYNLTDNGLGHAFVQDIPCLRILNLSLCKQITDSSLGRIAQYLKNLEFLELGGCSNITNTGLLLIAWGLHRLKSLNLRSCRHVSDVGIGHLAGMTRSAAEGCLSLEHLTLQDCQKLTDLSLKHISKGLSKLKVLNLSFCGGISDAGMIHLSHMTQLWTLNLRSCDNISDTGIMHLSMGSLRLFGLDVSFCDKVGDQSLAYIAQGLYQLKSLSLCSCHISDDGINRMVRQMHELKTLNIGQCVRITDKGLELIADHLTQLTGIDLYGCTKITKRGLERITQLPCLKVLNLGLWQMTEGERVR, from the coding sequence ATGGAGACGCATGTTTCAAACCTTTTCCCAGAAATTTTAGCCATGATTTTTAGCTACCTGGACGTTAAGGGCAAAGGCAGAGTTGCCCAGGTGTGCGTAGCCTGGAGAGACGCCTCCTACCACAAGTCTGTCTGGAGGGGAGTGGAAGCAAAACTTCACCTCAGACGAGCCAACCCGTCCTTATTCCCCAGCCTGCAGACCAGAGGGATCAAGAAAGTGCAGATACTCAGTCTTAGACGCAGCCTAAGCTATGTTATTCAGGGGATGCCCAATATCGAGAGCCTTAatttaagtggttgctacaaCTTGACGGACAATGGGCTTGGCCACGCGTTTGTGCAGGACATACCTTGCCTGCGGATCCTCAACCTGAGCCTCTGCAAGCAAATAACCGACTCCAGCCTGGGCAGGATCGCCCAGTATCTCAAGAACCTGGAGTTTCTGGAACTGGGAGGCTGCAGCAACATCACCAACACCGGCCTGCTCCTCATTGCATGGGGTCTGCACAGGCTGAAGAGCCTGAACCTTCGCAGCTGCAGGCATGTGTCCGATGTTGGGATCGGTCACCTGGCCGGCATGACCCGCAGCGCAGCTGAAGGTTGCCTCAGCCTGGAGCATCTCACCCTGCAGGACTGCCAGAAACTGACCGACTTGTCCCTCAAGCACATCTCCAAGGGCTTGAGCAAGCTGAAAGTCCTCAACCTCAGCTTCTGCGGTGGGATCTCGGACGCAGGCATGATCCATCTGTCGCACATGACCCAGCTGTGGACCCTCAACCTGCGCTCCTGCGACAACATCAGCGACACGGGCATCATGCACCTTTCCATGGGCTCTCTCAGGTTGTTCGGGTTGGACGTGTCGTTCTGCGACAAGGTGGGAGACCAGAGCCTGGCTTACATCGCCCAGGGCCTTTACCAGCTCAAGTCCCTCTCCCTGTGCTCGTGTCACATCAGCGACGACGGGATCAACAGGATGGTGCGCCAGATGCATGAACTGAAGACTCTGAACATTGGACAGTGTGTGCGCATTACAGACAAGGGCCTGGAGCTCATCGCTGATCATCTGACTCAGCTGACTGGGATTGATCTGTACGGATGCACTAAAATCACTAAGAGGGGACTGGAGCGGATAACTCAGCTCCCATGCCTTAAAGTGTTGAACTTGGGTCTGTGGCAGATGACTGAGGGTGAAAGGGTTAGATGA
- the chrm2b gene encoding muscarinic acetylcholine receptor M2 produces the protein MDPLNTSLAAGLADGLVHGNETFTLTQKVLIILGLSSLSLITIVGNVLVIVSIKVNKNLQMVNNYFLFSLACADLIIGLFSMNLYTVYIVTGHWPLGPVVCDLWLALDYVASNASVMNLLIISFDRYFCVTKPLTYPVKRTTKMAGLMIAAAWILSFVLWAPAILFWQFIVGKRTVAKGDCYIQFFSNAVVTFGTAIAAFYLPVVIMSVLYWQISKASRSRVRRRESRKASSSGQENRIQAVPIAEGSKGMTQSQRVEDIPSRGQRSGSDATTDRESENDSTSGSALASSNQRDEEAGSLETNGDVKKTPSKASAQVKASWAKLTCFNPSSGKGTEDSYQPANANQKSNHHKERQSLVALILVPPHKKKRNRGSSRERKVTRTIMAILVAFVATWTPYNVMVLINTFCSTCIPNSMWVMGYWLCYINSTVNPACYALCNVTFKNTFKQLLMCKYKNIRTTR, from the exons ATGGATCCACTCAACACGAGCCTGGCTGCAGGCCTCGCTGACGGCCTGGTCCATGGCAATGAGACCTTCACACTGACTCAAAAGGTGCTCATCATTCTGGGACTGAGTTCATTGAGCCTGATCACGATTGTCGGCAATGTTCTCGTCATCGTCTCCATCAAGGTCAATAAGAACCTGCAGATGGTCAACAACTACTTCCTCTTCAGTCTAGCATGTGCTGATCTGATCATTGGCCTGTTCTCCATGAACCTTTACACAGTCTACATCGTGACAGGCCACTGGCCTTTGGGGCCAGTTGTCTGTGACCTGTGGTTGGCTCTCGATTATGTGGCGAGCAACGCCTCAGTGATGAACCTCCTCATCATCAGCTTTGACCGCTACTTCTGTGTCACCAAGCCCCTCACCTATCCAGTCAAGAGGACTACCAAAATGGCAGGTCTGATGATCGCAGCGGCCTGGATCTTGTCCTTCGTTCTGTGGGCTCCAGCCATCCTCTTCTGGCAGTTCATCGTGGGGAAGCGCACTGTGGCGAAAGGGGATTGTTACATTCAGTTCTTCTCCAACGCAGTGGTCACCTTCGGCACGGCCATCGCGGCCTTCTACCTGCCCGTGGTCATCATGAGTGTGCTGTACTGGCAGATCTCCAAAGCCAGCCGCAGCCGTgtcaggaggagagagagccGGAAGGCGTCCAGCTCCGGTCAGGAGAACAGGATTCAGGCTGTGCCGATCGCTGAGGGGAGCAAAGGGATGACGCAAAGCCAGAGAGTAGAGGACATTCCGAGCCGAGGACAGCGCAGTGGTTCGGATGCTACTACAG acagagagagtgaaaatGACTCCACATCTGGCAGCGCTCTGGCCTCATCCAACCAGAGAGATGAGGAGGCCGGTTCACTAGAAACTAATGGTGACGTCAAGAAAACTCCAAGTAAAGCCTCGGCCCAGGTGAAAGCAAGCTGGGCCAAACTGACGTGCTTTAACCCTTCAAGCGGAAAAGGCACAGAAGACAGCTACCAGCCTGCCAATGCGAATCAGAAGAGCAACCATCACAAGGAGAGGCAGAGTCTGGTGGCCCTGATCCTAGTGCCTCCACACAAGAAGAAGAGGAACAGGGGTTCCTCCAGGGAGAGGAAGGTGACAAGGACCATCATGGCCATCCTGGTGGCCTTTGTGGCCACGTGGACCCCATATAACGTAATGGTGCTGATCAACACTTTCTGCTCTACCTGCATCCCCAACTCCATGTGGGTCATGGGCTACTGGCTCTGCTACATCAACAGCACGGTTAACCCAGCCTGCTACGCTTTGTGCAACGTGACCTTTAAGAACACCTTCAAACAGCTGCTGATGTGCAAGTACAAAAACATTCGCACGACCAGATAA